Proteins from a single region of Aureibacter tunicatorum:
- the folB gene encoding dihydroneopterin aldolase, giving the protein MGKICLEGLEFYAYHGFYEEEQKIGNKYEINIEVDADFNDGAVNDDLIGTISYEDLYRIIKKEMEIKSKLLEHVGYRIIKKIFKLHPAVEKVRLEVVKFNPPIGGICRKAKIVLDETNDTIALKDSVLNNIEDDHFGLPKFNELSIDDN; this is encoded by the coding sequence ATGGGGAAGATATGTCTTGAAGGTTTGGAGTTCTATGCTTATCATGGTTTTTATGAAGAAGAGCAAAAGATAGGAAATAAATATGAAATTAATATAGAAGTTGATGCGGACTTCAACGATGGTGCGGTGAATGATGATTTGATCGGAACGATAAGTTATGAGGACTTGTACAGAATCATCAAAAAAGAGATGGAGATAAAGTCAAAATTGCTTGAGCATGTTGGTTATCGTATCATCAAGAAAATTTTCAAATTGCATCCTGCGGTGGAAAAGGTTCGATTGGAAGTGGTGAAGTTCAATCCGCCGATCGGAGGGATTTGCCGAAAAGCTAAAATAGTGCTTGATGAAACAAATGATACTATAGCGTTGAAAGACAGTGTTCTCAATAATATTGAGGACGATCATTTTGGTTTGCCCAAATTCAATGAACTTTCGATAGATGATAATTAA
- a CDS encoding DivIVA domain-containing protein produces the protein MKVTPLEIRQKSFERVFRGYDKEEVEAYLQSLSQEWERLLDKNKELNMKLENAQKELEKLHEVESSLFKTLKTAEDTSQNILNQANQKAALKIKEATMEAEKTVRDANTDAEKTIRDANTDAEETNNKAQKEAEEIVSNAEKHAKQIMDHMLEQIKEMEYHFRELEDTKVNLTRDLTRIATQINSKVADADNSGKGYRSKIDELVQKAKMTHRFASDLKKMEELVDGDLTGLEAEELETLNEEVVQKEVKESTSAQIEEEELKEAPQYVHSDFAEEKKEYAEMPMEVKSPENESIEFEKKKKGSFFDDLD, from the coding sequence ATGAAAGTTACTCCATTAGAAATAAGACAAAAATCTTTTGAACGAGTATTCAGAGGGTATGACAAAGAAGAAGTAGAAGCTTATCTTCAGTCATTGTCTCAAGAATGGGAGAGGCTATTGGATAAAAACAAAGAGCTTAACATGAAGCTTGAGAATGCTCAAAAAGAGCTTGAAAAGTTGCATGAAGTGGAAAGCTCATTATTCAAAACGCTCAAAACTGCAGAAGACACAAGTCAAAATATTCTCAATCAAGCAAATCAAAAAGCGGCCTTGAAAATCAAGGAAGCAACCATGGAGGCTGAGAAAACGGTAAGAGACGCGAATACCGATGCTGAGAAAACGATAAGGGATGCCAATACTGATGCTGAGGAAACGAATAACAAAGCTCAAAAAGAAGCTGAAGAGATCGTTTCAAACGCTGAAAAGCATGCTAAGCAGATCATGGATCACATGTTGGAGCAGATTAAGGAAATGGAATACCACTTTAGAGAATTAGAAGACACTAAAGTGAATTTGACTCGTGACCTTACTCGTATTGCCACTCAAATCAATAGCAAAGTGGCTGACGCTGACAATAGCGGCAAAGGTTATCGTTCTAAAATTGACGAGCTTGTTCAGAAAGCGAAAATGACGCATAGATTCGCTAGCGATTTGAAAAAAATGGAAGAGTTGGTTGATGGCGATTTGACAGGATTGGAAGCTGAGGAATTGGAGACTTTGAATGAGGAAGTTGTTCAGAAAGAAGTCAAAGAGTCGACTAGCGCTCAAATCGAAGAGGAGGAATTGAAAGAGGCTCCGCAGTATGTTCATTCTGACTTTGCGGAAGAAAAGAAAGAATACGCGGAAATGCCAATGGAAGTGAAAAGTCCTGAAAATGAATCAATAGAATTCGAGAAAAAGAAAAAAGGATCTTTTTTCGATGATTTGGATTGA
- a CDS encoding DEAD/DEAH box helicase → MKSFSSSQLNKKIVDNLHHKGITIPSKMQAQTIPLLLKHEGDFVGQSATGTGKTYAFGAPLLSLIDNSTGKTQGIVLVPTRELCEQVGNELSFLAEGIEGLKVNAIYGGMSLKSQAKEISNGTQVLVATPGRMVDLIERKVIDLSTVKYVVFDEADEMLLKGYQTDIDKILSTANRHYSTWLFSATMPVEIKGLIKKYLNKELIQVRAESEEKQNQMIEHRYMLVSPEEKSGALINSLSEWSDKKGIIFCRTKSGVQKLYKQLSAKKISCGAIHGDLPQGLRNKVMDQYREGNISILIATDVASRGVDIPDVSFVIQYHIPDTSEAYTHRSGRTSRIGNAGICLSFAFEEEKIKLLEIFDTLNIKAHQVEVPSAKDQLVSKAMIWAKKVSKEKPIGNKLDAITKNEFKNILSHLSKDELLEKLLATYLREEQDR, encoded by the coding sequence ATGAAAAGTTTTTCGTCAAGCCAATTGAATAAAAAAATCGTTGACAACCTTCATCATAAAGGGATCACAATCCCAAGCAAAATGCAAGCTCAAACAATTCCCTTGCTATTAAAACATGAAGGCGACTTCGTTGGGCAGTCTGCTACAGGCACTGGCAAAACTTATGCATTTGGAGCACCGCTTTTGAGCCTTATCGACAATAGCACTGGAAAAACGCAAGGAATCGTACTTGTGCCTACAAGAGAGCTCTGCGAGCAAGTTGGCAACGAACTTTCTTTTTTAGCAGAAGGCATCGAAGGTCTTAAGGTCAACGCTATCTATGGAGGAATGTCTCTAAAAAGCCAAGCAAAAGAGATCAGCAACGGTACTCAAGTTCTTGTTGCTACTCCGGGAAGAATGGTGGACTTAATCGAACGAAAAGTCATCGATTTGTCCACTGTTAAATATGTTGTTTTTGACGAGGCGGACGAAATGTTGCTCAAAGGCTACCAAACTGATATTGACAAAATATTATCCACAGCCAACAGACACTATTCAACTTGGCTTTTCTCAGCCACCATGCCCGTTGAGATCAAAGGTCTTATCAAAAAGTATCTAAACAAAGAGCTCATTCAGGTTAGAGCTGAGAGTGAAGAAAAGCAAAACCAGATGATCGAACACAGGTACATGTTGGTAAGCCCTGAAGAAAAATCAGGAGCATTGATTAACTCTTTGTCTGAATGGTCTGATAAAAAAGGAATCATCTTCTGTAGAACTAAATCCGGAGTACAAAAGCTCTACAAACAGCTTTCTGCAAAAAAAATCTCCTGCGGTGCAATACACGGAGACTTGCCGCAAGGGTTGAGAAACAAAGTAATGGATCAATACAGAGAAGGTAATATTTCCATTTTGATCGCTACTGATGTAGCCTCAAGAGGCGTAGATATACCTGATGTATCATTTGTAATTCAATACCATATTCCTGACACAAGCGAAGCTTATACTCACAGAAGCGGAAGAACATCCAGAATCGGCAATGCAGGCATTTGCTTATCCTTCGCATTTGAAGAAGAAAAAATCAAATTACTGGAAATCTTTGATACTTTAAATATCAAAGCTCATCAGGTCGAAGTGCCCAGCGCAAAAGACCAATTGGTCAGCAAAGCCATGATATGGGCTAAAAAAGTGTCGAAAGAAAAACCTATAGGCAATAAATTGGATGCCATCACTAAAAATGAGTTTAAAAACATCCTTTCCCACTTAAGCAAAGACGAGCTATTGGAAAAATTGCTTGCTACTTATTTAAGAGAAGAACAAGACCGATAA